Proteins from a genomic interval of Beijerinckia indica subsp. indica ATCC 9039:
- a CDS encoding efflux RND transporter periplasmic adaptor subunit has translation MRKSKGAGRALIAVLIVGGIAGYQVFDRTKAAKEVADETLEGAVPKISVVNPQAGPTEESLTLPGTIEAWYQAPIYAQVSGYVKMWHKDYGAHVKSDDLLAEINTPGLDAEYAQAQANLRSAQAKYNLAVVTANRWRALRKSQAVSEQSISEQEANEKSEAALVDAAQHNVARYEALQKFKKIVAPFDGVITSRSINVGDYVNQGGGSVGASGNATELFSVADIHAMRLFISVPEVFSYILKPGLTADVVTPQYPDRHYTAKFLTVANGYDTNTRTAVTEFTIDNDDASLWPGSYSTVKLTASADPHILTIPTSALVFEEEGLQVATVTPDNHIHFKPVTSGKILGEQVQITLGLTKADRIADNPPAALMEGQEVKIVPATPGYNNAVPNHEATQANGSRQQLGLADEQTSAQETKK, from the coding sequence ATGCGCAAGAGTAAAGGCGCGGGACGCGCACTCATCGCCGTTCTCATTGTGGGCGGCATTGCCGGCTATCAAGTCTTCGATCGGACCAAGGCGGCGAAGGAAGTTGCCGACGAAACGCTCGAAGGCGCTGTGCCGAAGATCTCGGTCGTCAATCCGCAAGCCGGACCGACGGAGGAATCCCTGACCTTGCCGGGAACGATCGAGGCCTGGTATCAGGCGCCGATCTACGCGCAGGTGTCCGGCTATGTAAAAATGTGGCACAAGGATTATGGCGCGCATGTCAAGAGCGATGATCTCTTGGCGGAAATCAATACGCCCGGCCTTGATGCCGAATATGCCCAGGCTCAGGCCAATCTGCGCTCGGCGCAGGCCAAATATAATCTCGCGGTCGTCACCGCCAATCGTTGGCGCGCCTTGCGCAAATCGCAGGCCGTCTCGGAACAATCGATCTCGGAACAGGAAGCCAACGAGAAATCGGAGGCGGCTCTGGTCGATGCCGCGCAACATAATGTGGCGCGCTATGAGGCCTTGCAGAAATTCAAGAAGATCGTTGCGCCGTTCGATGGCGTCATCACATCGCGCTCGATCAATGTCGGCGATTACGTCAATCAAGGCGGCGGCAGTGTGGGAGCCAGCGGCAATGCGACGGAACTTTTCTCCGTTGCCGATATTCACGCCATGCGTCTGTTTATTTCCGTGCCGGAAGTCTTCTCTTATATCCTCAAGCCGGGCCTCACGGCGGATGTGGTCACGCCGCAATATCCAGATCGTCATTATACTGCAAAATTTCTCACGGTCGCCAATGGCTATGACACGAATACCCGCACGGCAGTGACGGAATTCACCATTGATAATGACGATGCCAGCCTTTGGCCGGGTTCCTATTCGACAGTCAAGTTGACGGCTTCCGCCGATCCTCATATCCTGACAATACCAACCAGTGCTCTTGTGTTTGAAGAAGAAGGTTTGCAGGTCGCCACCGTGACGCCCGACAATCATATTCATTTCAAACCAGTCACTTCCGGCAAGATCCTCGGTGAGCAGGTCCAGATCACCCTGGGCCTCACGAAAGCCGACCGCATTGCTGATAATCCGCCCGCCGCTTTGATGGAGGGACAGGAGGTCAAAATCGTGCCAGCGACGCCCGGGTACAATAATGCGGTTCCAAACCATGAGGCGACGCAGGCCAATGGGTCCCGTCAGCAGCTTGGTCTGGCGGATGAACAGACTTCGGCGCAAGAGACCAAAAAATGA
- a CDS encoding efflux transporter outer membrane subunit, with protein MKCLFPAGARSSGLLFLLSLSACDLAPAYQPPDLELPTHWQGKGPFKEAQPADTAVRPGWWKLYHDPLLNRIEEEATASNADLQAAAERFVQARDMIMGAQSQLFPQVGIGFGASNNKRSVHRLFNSPADPIHDSDETFAGLVSWEPDIWSAIRNKTRAELNFAEQRAAEYASAQLSLQSQIAWDYFALRGLDAQDAIYKQSIAYYQQSLNIIKERLSGLVSPKLDVARAENLLYSTQAEELDIQAQRQVMEHAIAILANTAPSAFHIPPANTLHTSIPKIPTRVPSDLLQRRPDIASAERKMAQANRIIGIARAAFYPNVSIRVDGGFTDSGLNLFKVANSLWAYGADVTLPIFDGGLRRADLQQSLSAYRETTDNYRSTVLNAFREVEDGLSRTNRLSAEVKKQHAAVTAASETQTMTMDLYKGGLNTSLDVITAQVNTLTARIREVQIQMQLLQVSTELIRALGGGWDKSNLPEQREMQAFGIFQVDNLDKPPPAGGIDVQTDPQANSDLTRPISQQSKAGH; from the coding sequence ATGAAATGCCTCTTCCCAGCAGGAGCCCGTTCCAGTGGTCTTCTGTTTCTTTTGTCCCTCTCCGCCTGTGATCTCGCCCCCGCCTACCAGCCGCCAGACCTCGAACTTCCCACCCATTGGCAAGGCAAGGGTCCCTTCAAGGAGGCCCAGCCCGCCGATACAGCCGTGCGGCCAGGCTGGTGGAAGCTCTATCACGATCCTCTCCTCAACCGAATCGAGGAAGAGGCGACGGCAAGCAATGCTGATCTGCAAGCTGCAGCTGAGCGATTCGTTCAGGCGCGTGACATGATCATGGGGGCGCAATCGCAATTGTTCCCGCAAGTCGGGATTGGTTTCGGCGCCTCCAACAACAAGCGTTCGGTCCATCGCCTGTTCAACTCGCCGGCCGATCCGATCCATGATTCCGATGAGACATTCGCGGGCCTCGTCTCCTGGGAGCCGGATATCTGGTCGGCGATCCGCAACAAGACTCGCGCGGAATTGAATTTCGCGGAACAGCGCGCGGCTGAATATGCTTCGGCGCAATTGAGTCTGCAGTCACAGATCGCTTGGGATTATTTCGCGCTGCGTGGTCTCGACGCGCAGGATGCGATCTATAAACAATCGATCGCCTATTATCAGCAGTCGCTCAACATTATCAAAGAGCGTCTCTCGGGCCTCGTCTCGCCGAAGCTCGATGTCGCGCGCGCTGAGAACCTGCTTTATAGCACGCAGGCGGAAGAGCTCGATATTCAGGCGCAGCGTCAGGTCATGGAACATGCGATCGCCATTCTGGCGAATACGGCGCCAAGCGCTTTCCATATTCCACCCGCCAATACGTTGCACACATCAATCCCCAAAATCCCGACGCGTGTCCCTTCCGATCTTCTGCAACGCCGGCCCGATATCGCCAGCGCGGAACGCAAGATGGCGCAGGCCAATCGCATCATCGGCATTGCGCGGGCGGCCTTCTATCCGAATGTCTCCATCCGCGTCGATGGTGGCTTCACCGATTCCGGTCTCAATCTCTTCAAGGTGGCCAACAGCCTCTGGGCTTATGGCGCTGATGTCACCCTGCCGATTTTCGATGGCGGATTACGCCGCGCCGATCTGCAGCAATCTCTCTCCGCTTATCGCGAAACCACGGATAATTACCGCTCCACGGTCCTCAATGCCTTTCGCGAGGTGGAAGATGGTCTGAGCCGCACCAATCGGCTGAGCGCGGAAGTCAAGAAGCAGCATGCCGCCGTCACCGCTGCCTCGGAGACGCAGACCATGACCATGGATCTCTATAAAGGCGGTCTGAATACCAGTCTCGATGTCATCACCGCCCAGGTGAATACATTGACGGCGCGTATTCGCGAAGTGCAGATTCAAATGCAATTGCTGCAGGTCTCGACCGAATTGATCCGTGCGCTCGGCGGCGGCTGGGACAAGAGCAACTTGCCCGAGCAGCGGGAAATGCAGGCTTTTGGCATCTTCCAGGTCGATAATCTGGATAAGCCGCCGCCGGCCGGTGGCATTGACGTGCAGACCGATCCTCAGGCCAATAGTGATTTGACCCGACCAATTTCGCAACAAAGCAAGGCTGGGCACTGA